Within the Populus trichocarpa isolate Nisqually-1 chromosome 14, P.trichocarpa_v4.1, whole genome shotgun sequence genome, the region tattttttgttattagtttttttataaatatattattaaattaactaagtttATTTAATCCATTTAATCAATAATATATGTATCCTATTTTTTCCATACTCATTTAACAATACTATCATCTTTTAAACATTATTATCATATTAGCCCGTGTTTTCGTAATGTGCCATTAACAATTGttattacaaatataaaataaatatgaagatTATAAAATGCCAGATCCAAATGCTACTGGGTCTGACAACAGAGccagatttaattttattgggtCTAACTGACTTACTGGACTTAAATGATATTGGGTATGGTTGCAAACCAGACCCAATAGCGGGAGGTCTGACTACCAAGCCAAACCTAACATGTTTTAGAAGTAATTTGGGTTTGGTTTCCAAGCCAAACTCAATAACAATGGGTTTAACTATCAAgacaaattcaataatttttgacataaaaaatagaaaaaacaacgcTATCAGTaacatttttttacaaaaaaacagcAAAGATAAACAATATTATctatagtataaatattttatatttacagtGGCCCATAATATAAtgaatttatatgtatattatatGTACAGTATTTTTTCCACGTTTTTCAAAGTGcagtataattttatatatatatatattttttaacactgTCCACTACTTATCACTAGGCCACCAATTTGGTTTCCATCAGGCGAATATTCGAGAAGATGgtagaatgaattaaaatatattaaagtcggcaagattttgatttttgagagtGTTACATCATATGGTGTAGTGGGGCCCAGAAAACTTGGGAATCAAGCTCGAGTTAAAGCACAGTGTAAAGAAAGGTTGTTGAGGGTAGGGTAATAgttggtttttaaattgttttttataaatatattaaaataatatttttttattttttaaaatttaattttaatattatcatattaaaataatttaaaaataattaaaaattaattaaaaataatttatttttcaaatcttgAAGAATAACATACTGAAAGTCAATGTTAAGGTTGATTAtgcactaaaaatatattaaaataatattttttttattttataaagtatatttttattaaaaataatttaaaagtaaaaaaaataattaattttagaaaaaatcaagttactTACAAAATACAGCTGGAAAGACAAACAATATTCTTTCTTCCTCATCTCCTACCTTTTCATTCGAGCGTGGAAATTGAACGCGGCCCGAATGGTGGGATCCACAACCTTCAACTTTCTTCTCAACGAAGTAGTCGGTGTTCACTTTTCTATCAAATGTCTAGACAACTTCACAACTTCTCCTAGGAGGTTATCGGCTCGCTCCCTGTTCAATACAGAAAGAATCTCTCTATCTTCCCCAATATATACTCACACGCTCACTCCCTCTTTCATCAAACCCAATCCCTCACCCACCTCTCGTCCAtgtcaaagaagaaaaaccgtccctccctctcttctctGCTAAACAAGAAAAACTGCCCCTCACCGGTTGGTGATCCTGCCGATCCTTCCTCTGTCAATAAGAATGGCAAACACCTCTCCTCCCTTTCAATTTCAAACCTCCGGAACTCGTCTCGAATCAGGTAGCGAAAGAAGAACAAGGGAGGCCTCGTGCCTTTCTTCCCTGTTTTAGGAAGAGGAATGAATTACAACATCCCATCGGGTGAGTCAAATTTTACTTGTACTGCAAcatttgaattttcatttttacGCCCTCGATCTCCTTCTCTAActgtcattttgttttcttagttaTGGCAAATCCGATCACGGGGTGTTGTAGACACCGGAAGTTGGATACGACTTCCATCCAACCAATGAAGAATTaggtaattatttataattatctaATTCTCATTGATCCATCCGACCAATGAagaattaaacaattaattataattttataataaatgaagacttagttattattgtagaataAATATTGATGCTGTAATCTACCAGTCGACGTATCTTGCTTTATATATGCTACATTACACTGTTAAGTAACTTGCAGTTTTAGTGGATTCTGTCACCGTGACAtttgcttaatttttcttttcaaaacttgttCCCTTCCTTGAGTTTATTAGAATGACAAatgaattaaaacattaattttaatctATGGTATTGTTGCTAGTTTTATTGCTCtgcaaaaagaaaagcaaatctCACTGTCATCACACTAAAGTTTCATGCTggcaagtgcaaaaaaaaaaaataaaaaaaaaatgataattttagtttattgctttgcagaaagaaaagcaaattcCATTTTCATCACACAAAAGTTTCAAGCCGGCAAGTGCATaacattttttaatgttaattgaTAATTAAGAGTATTATACTTGCATGCAAATTCCAGGTAGCGAGCAGTGGGCTGATGGCCCCGGCTTACGGGCTCTTGAGCCCACATGTTCTCACAGTTTCGAGCCTGTTTTGACCAGGGCAGCGTTGGTTGGATCTTTGAAcaccctctccctctctttcatGGGCTAATAATCACAATGAGGCCCATTTCATATGGGCTTCCCACGATAAACAATGACACTATATAGCGGCCCGGTTCATATAACAGATAGTGGCATTATATGAGCTATTCTCGACCTCATTATTTTATCCGCAAACCTTTACTTTATTTGAGAGTGAAATCGATACTTGGCCAGTAATTAATAAATTCACAATTTtgataccaattttttttaaaaaaactaattatattcttcaaattttaaaaaatctcaataaagtCATTTCTTCCATGTTTGAAGACGCATTCCATtcagattatattattttttttaaaaaaacaatatcatttgtagagaatttaatattttgactCCAGttgaaaacttaaaattatttattgtattaaCAATCAGTGTTGGAAGATAGATACCACAGAGTAGTTCTTTTGTGTGACTTTTAAACATAAGTTCTTAAAGAACTGTTTGAAAATGGAAGACTTTTAAATTCCAAAAGACAAGAAAGTCAACATCTAAATTTCCTGGCAAGTGACCATGGCATCGACCATGGAGAATAATAGCAACAGTCCCGTTTAGTGCAAATTCATGTAACAGTGGATGTGGAGAATCCCGAATTGTTGAAGActaaatacaaaggaaaaacaaattaaaaaacaaagtagcatgaaataaaaaataaaaattcaattttatacatGTACAATCAAAAAAGTTTAATTCATTGAAGTTAGGTTTATTATGATCTTtcagccatatatatatatatatatatatatatatatatattattattattaattgctAGTTTATTCAAAAGTAGTTATATGTAACGGAACCAGCGCTTCATCCACAACAACAGGCCAGCCAAAACAAGAAGTCATCTTCCACGGTGCAACAAAAACCCGCAACCTTAGCTCTATCTCGTGTGCGCAGCCGTTCCAGCTGCATcacaaaactaatattaaaggttatttactgattatacaGACAACAAAAACCGGGTTCTTTTAGAATGTCAATCAGCACCAAGTAATATGATGCTTGTAACCAAAACCTTAACTTAAATATGGAACCACTTGTCCTAACTAGCTcggaagaaaacaataatttatttccaTTTAATCAGATAAGAATCACactaagagattttttttttgcactcgATAAATTATTTgcttacatttatttatttttgaaaaagaagaaaaaacaaggaaaaccaCCAATCAAAAATGGAAAAGTGTTGAAACCACTAGCGCCACCTGTCACTTCATAAATGAAGAAGCTCATCCCTAAAACCCCTAAACAAACACCACATAAGCATACTCCTTTTGCCACAGCCTCCGCTCCTTCACACAACGTCTCCTCTTCTTCTTATCTCTGTCGGAACCTGGCGTCATGTCCGCCCTCCACCGCCGCGGCTCCGCCGTCCTTcaagccgccgccgccgccgccgccgccaccaccacGATCACCACCCCCATCTCAACTATTGTTACCATCGGTACCATTTCCTGAAATCCCAGCCCTGTCTCTTCATCTCTTAATCTCATactgcaaaaataataataacaagaattcaCTTTCAATaaacaagaaaggaaaataagcTTAAAAATTGCTGCTATGAAGAGCTATAGCGTGTGCTTGAGGGAGTCTGCTCTCCAGCTTCCGCGCCATAATTGCGTTGATAATTACAAGAGGTTTATCTGATCCCCTTATTAATTCtcttattaatttctttatctgtgtaattttttaatttattttttgcattgtACATCGCCGTgtatattattatcatcattattattattattatttaacaggAGGAGTGGAAAATGGAGGCCTCCCCAAGCTGCTGCAAAACCTAATTTGCATCTTCCGATGCGCAGCTTTGAAgttaaaaacatgtaagaaacTGACTTCATTTATGTCCTATTGTGAGTTTGAtgaatcaattgttttttttctctgttatcGTTATAATCCTTGAATTTAACACACATGAACTTACAGCCTAAGACCTGGATAAATTATGATCAACGTAGACAAATCAGGGGCAAGGCATTTAACTGTAACTATGTGAACGGATTGTTTATTTAAAGGCTTCATGAGAATATACGTGTTCCCTTTCAAGAATTGATGCCATAAATGATTATGTGCTCTCTTCTATTGCAGGACATCAGCAGAGGATATGAAATCTCTTAGATTGATAACAGCCATCAAAACCCCATATCTGCCTGATGGTAGATTTGATCTTGAAGCGTATGATGCGTTGGTGAATATGCAGATTGCTAACGGCGCTGAAGGTGTTGTAGTTGGTGGCACAACTGGTGAAGGTCAGCTGATGAGCTGGGATGAACACATAATGCTTATTGGCCACACCGTCAACTGTTTTGGTAGCTCAATCAAGGTGATCGGAAACACTGGAAGTAACTCTACAAGGGAAGCGATTCATGCCACAGAGCAAGGTTTTGCGGTCGGAATGCATGCTGCTCTTCATATCAATCCATACTACGGAAAAACCTCCGTGGAGGGCATGGTTTCTCATTTTGACAGCGTGCTCCCTATGGGCCCAACTATTATATACAATGTGCCTGGCAGGACTGGCCAAGATATCCCCCCACGCGTTATTCATACTATAGCTCAGAGTCCGAACTTGGCAGGCGTTAAGGAATGTGCTGGTAATGACCGGGTTGAACAGTATACAGATAAAGGAATTGTGGTGTGGAGTGGGAATGATGATCAGTGCCATGATGCAAGGTGGAACCATGGGGCAACTGGAGTGGTTTCTGTTACTAGCAACTTGGTTCCGGGTTTAATGCGCAGACTTATGTTTGAGGGGAAGAATGCTGAACTAAATTCAAAACTCCTGCCCCTTATCGACTGGCTATTTCAGGAGCCGAACCCCATTGCATTAAACACAGCTCTTGCTCAACTTGGGGTTGCTAGACCAGTTTTCAGACTGCCATATGTGCCTCTTCCTTCGGCTCAGAGGGTAGAATTTGTGAATTTGGTTAAGAAAATTGGCCGGGAGAATTTTGTAGGAGAAGAAGACGTTCAGGTTCTCGAAGACGATGACTTCATCTTGATAGCTCGTCTGTGTTAGTCAGTTTCTCTTGTTGAGAGTTCTAGTGTGGGTTCGCCTATTTCTggtaacaattaaaataaatatttgtaagatTACAATAAACATTTGTAAGAAAAagtctggaaaaaaaatagccaCAATTCCCCCTTTTCTAGTCGTGATTTGTTTTAACAAAACGTCTTTTTTCTcagcaatataatttttttaataaaaaaatgaaggcggttaaaataaatattaatggaaaaatttatagatttaaattataaagaaaaaaaaaaatctctttcatGTGAACTTCCTTTTTTACTCATATATTATGTTTCTGTCctgacaaaaatatttatttatatcaaaagcattgtttttaaataaaaatatatcataatttaaaaggcaaattttaataacaaaaaaaaatcatgacataaagaatgattatatatatatagtaataaaaaaataaaaaaaaatagatatttgactTTTATTGAGTATTTATGAGCAATTCTTTCTTAATAAGAAACTACATATTAGATTCAATTATAGCTATATTAtctattcaaatatttttttcaaatattttttttaataattttaatttttttaaattttttttaaattattttaaaatgaaaaaaaaaactagaggttcatttaaaaaaagatgaggcATGCCTAGGCGTCAAAGAAAAAACTTGTGTGCTTGCCTTAAAAAAAGCACAAACTGGGtcatgtctatttttttttttaaaaagtgagtCATATTGTTCAttgtaacaattttttttgttatcttccATGATTGAAAAATCTagatttcagttttttaatcctcaaattttaatttttaacttgtttttatttaaaaacacagaTTAACAACTCAACATTCATTTCAACAAAATTTAGTCATCTCATGGGACTAAAAAATT harbors:
- the LOC7488907 gene encoding 4-hydroxy-tetrahydrodipicolinate synthase, chloroplastic gives rise to the protein MKSYSVCLRESALQLPRHNCVDNYKRRSGKWRPPQAAAKPNLHLPMRSFEVKNMTSAEDMKSLRLITAIKTPYLPDGRFDLEAYDALVNMQIANGAEGVVVGGTTGEGQLMSWDEHIMLIGHTVNCFGSSIKVIGNTGSNSTREAIHATEQGFAVGMHAALHINPYYGKTSVEGMVSHFDSVLPMGPTIIYNVPGRTGQDIPPRVIHTIAQSPNLAGVKECAGNDRVEQYTDKGIVVWSGNDDQCHDARWNHGATGVVSVTSNLVPGLMRRLMFEGKNAELNSKLLPLIDWLFQEPNPIALNTALAQLGVARPVFRLPYVPLPSAQRVEFVNLVKKIGRENFVGEEDVQVLEDDDFILIARLC